Sequence from the Paenibacillus antri genome:
CGACGTGCCGATCGAGCGCTGGACCGAGGCGGAGCTGCGCCGCGCTCACGATATGCTCAGCGACGCGTCGCCGTGGCTCAACTCGCAGGGCGTCTCGCTCCATCATCAGGTGATCGACGAGCTGAAAGGACGCGAGCGATCGCCGACTTTAGAAACATAAATGTTGATTTATTACACCCATTGGGGGATAATGAACATGATTCTAAATTACATATTATTGGGAGGAATGATTCTCATGCCACACCAATTGCCGCCATTGCCGTACCCGAACAACGCGCTTGAGCCGCACATCGACGCTCAGACGATGGAGATTCACCACGATCGTCACCATGCGACGTACGTGAACAGCTTGAACGCCGCGCTCGAAAAATATCCGGAACTCCAAGACAAGTCCCTCGAAGCGCTGATCTCCGACCTGAACGCCGTTCCGGAAGACATCCGCACCGCGGTTCGCAACCACGGCGGCGGCCACTCCAACCACTCGATCTTCTGGTCGACGATCGGCCCGAACGCGGGCGGCGCGCCGACCGGCGCGATCGCAGCCGCGATCGACAGCGAGCTCGGCGGTTACGAAGCGTTCAAGGAAGCTTTCACGAAGGCGGCTACGACTCGCTTCGGCTCCGGCTGGGCGTGGCTCTCGGTCGACGCGAACGGCAAGCTCGTCGTGTCCAGCACGGCGAACCAAGACAGCCCGTATATGGAAGGCGCTACGCCGCTCCTCGGCATCGACGTATGGGAGCACGCGTACTACCTGAAGTACCAGAACAAGCGTCCGGATTACATCGGCGCGTTCTTCAACGTCATCAACTGGGACGCGGTCAACGCTCGTTACGCGGCTGCGAAGAAATAAGGCTTTTCGGAAAACGGAAGAAGGCTGCCCCCTCGTCGCCGAGGCGGGCAGCCTTATTTTTACGCCTTTTTCGAACGCGTCAAAAGTGGTTGTCAAACGGTTCTCCTCGCCCTTAAAATGTCAAAGTCGCACTGTCGACATGTTTCGACAAATTTCTGCCGACATCCAGAGGGGAATCGAGATGACGAAACTGAAGGCGATCCTGTTTCTGCGGAACGTCAAAAGCGTAAAGTCGAAGACGATGCTCATCATTCTTCCGGTCACGGTCGCCATCCTGCTGACTGTCGCCATCGCCGCATACGCGCAATCCCAACGCATGCTTCATGCGGAAGCGGAACGCGTCTTACAGTATCGGGCGGAAAGCTTAACCAATCAAATCGATCGGGATCTGCTCGCTCATCGGAAAGTAACGGAGACGCTCGCTCAGTCGGTGAAAACGACGTTCGGGGATTTCGCGTTGGACGACTACCGGCGTTTGACCGAGAGCGCATTGGACGCCAACGCCGATACGATCGGGATCGGGATCTTTTTCCAACCGAAGGCTGCGGACCCCTCAGCCGTCTATTTCTCCAATTACAGCTACATAACGGAAGACGGAACGGCAACGTCCACCCAAGTTTACAACGATCCCGCTTACGACTACCATAACCATCCCTGGTACACCGTCGTCGGGACGAACGGGGAACGCGGAGCCGCTTTCGCCCCTCCCTTTTTCGACGAGACGGTCGGCATTCACATGGTCACCGCGTCGGTCCCGGTGTTCGACGATCGACAGCGGTTTATCGGCGTCGCGACCGGCGACATCGATTTGTCGACGATCCAGGAGCGCATCGCCCAGGCGAAGGTAGGCGAAACCGGACGAGCGTTCCTAGTGGACACCCAAGGAATGTATATCGCCGGCGTCGATTCGGAACGGCTCATGAAGACGAACGTCGCCGACGATCCGAACGCCTCATTGGCCGCCGTCGGCGCGAAGATGCTGCAAGGCGAGTCGGGCGCCGACGACTTCATGGATGAAGACGGCTTACAGCATCTGTATTATACCGCCATCCCATCCACGCAGTGGAAGCTCGGCGTCGTGATCCCCGATCGAGAGCTGTCGGAGCCCGCGAGCCGGCTGTTGAAGACGATTCTTGCGATCGGCGCCGCCGGCGTGCTGCTGCTCGCCGTCGTCATCTACCTGTATACGCGATCGATCGCGCTGCGAATCGGACGATTCAACCGACTGTCCGACGCGATGGCGCAAGGGGACTTCACCCGGCGGATCGAAGCGGACACGGCGGACGAGTTCGGCGCGATGGCCGCGAATTTCAACGGGACGTTGACGGACGTGGGCCGGACGCTTCGCGTCGTGACCGAGCGCGCCGCGCAAGTAACGGAGACGTCCCGGCAGCTGCGGGCCGGCGCCGAGGAGACGAATCAAGCCGCGCAGTCCGTCACGCTGGTCATCCAAGATATCGCCGGAGGCGCCGATCGGCAAGTCCAAGGCGCCGACGAAAGCGCCCGCGCGCTCGAAGAGATGTCCGTCGGCATTCAGCGGATCGCGGAATCGTCTTCGATCGCGTCCGAGACGACGAACGACGTGTCGCAGCGGGCGCAGGCGGGGAACGACCTCATGCGCCGCGCCGAGGAACAGATGCAGGTCATCCTGCGTTCGGTCGACGAGTCGCAGGTCGCCATCCGCCGATTGGCCGACCGTTCGAAAGAGATTCAACAGATCGTAGAAGCGATCACGGAAATCAGTGCGCAGACGAACCTGCTCGCGCTGAACGCGTCCATCGAAGCCGCGCGGGCGGGCGAGCACGGCAGAGGCTTCGCCGTCGTCGCCGGCGAAGTGAAGAAGCTCGCGGAGCAGACGAGCCGCTCGACGATGCAAATCGCCGACCTGATCGGCATGATTCAATCCGAAACCGTCGCCGCGGTTCGCCTGATGGATGCGGGCGCGGCCGAAGCCGGCGCCGGTTCGGCGATCGTCGGCGAAGCCGGGACCGCGTTCGAGAGCATTCTCGCGAGCATTCGGGAAGTCGCCGCCCAAGTGGAAGACGTCTCCGCTTCGGCGGAGCAGATGTCGGCGGGCTCGCAGCAGGTGACGGCGTCCGTCGCCGAGTTGGCCGAGATCGCCAAGCTGGCTTCCGACAATACGCAGCATGCGGCGTCGTCCTCCGAAGAGCAGCTGGCCGCCATGGAACAAATTACGGCGTCCGCGATGGAGCTGAGCGAGATGATGCAAGAGCTGCAAACCATGATTTCGAGGTTCAAGGTGTAACGGAGCGTAAGACAAGAAGGGCCGCCCTTTTCGTCCGAAGGACGAAGGCGGCCCTATTTCTTGTATGGCTAGGGAACGTTGCCGTTCCCTATTCCGCGGGAGTCGGCGCTTCGCTTCGCTTCCGCGCGCGCGCTGCGCCCCCGCGGAACAACCGATTCAGCGCCAGCGCGCCAAGGAAGCTTCCGGCCGAAGCCGCCCACTGCGAGTGGAACGGCAGGAACAACGCGTAATACACCGCGGTGCTCCCCGCCATATCGATCGCCAGAAATCGCCTCAGCCGCGCGCGGGTGACGACGACGATCACGATGTCGCGGTTGTTCTTCATGGTCCAGCCTCCGGTCCGGTCTATGAGCCTTCTCTTCTCATTGTACCGTCGGGCGCCGTTGTCCTATGCCCGCTTCTTTCCGCCTATGCGGGGATAAACCCTTCCGCCTTCAACAGCCGCACGAAGACGTTCGGCAGCGGATGCACCTCCATGCCCGCGCGGTCGACCCATCGATAAGGCTCCTGCAGCGGCGCGCTTTCCGCCGTCGCGGCCGTCAGCCGGTGCACGCGCAGATTCCAGTGGATATGGCTGAACGTGTGCTCGGCCACCCCGACCGGCTCCGCGGGCCGCACCGCGCCGGACGCTTCCGGGCCCAGCTCCGCGCCGAGCCAACCGGCGAGCGCGTCGCCGACCGCCGCGTCCGCCATCGCCGCCGGCCACCCCATCGCCGCGAATTCGACGTGCGGCAGCTCCCACATGTCGGCGAGCAGTCCCGTCGCCGGGCGCTTGCGCAGCAGGACGCTGCCGCCGTCCTCGCTGACGACGAGCGCGCAGGCGCGGTACTCCGGCCGCGGCGGCTTCGCCTTCGTCTTGATCGGCAGCGATTCCTCCTTGCCTTCGAGCCGGCCCGCGCACCGCTCCATGACCGGACAAGTCAGGCAATGCGGGGATTTCGGCGTGCACACGAGCGCGCCGAGCTCCATAATCGCCTGGTTGAAGTCGGACGCCTCTCCTTCCGGGATCAGCTCGTATTGCAGCCGCTCCATCATCGCCCGCGTGCCGCCCTTCGCGACGTCCTCCTCGATGCAGAAATATCGCGACAGCACGCGCATGACGTTGCCGTCGACGGCCGGCTCCCGGCGGTTGAAGGCGATGCTCATGACCGCGCCCGCCGTGTACGGCCCGACGCCCTTCAGCTCGGAAAATCGTTCCTTCGTATCCGGCACCGTACCGCCGTATCGCTCCGACACTTCCCGCGCCGCCGACTGCAGGTTTCTCGCGCGCGAGTAATACCCGAGCCCTTCCCAAGCTTTCAGGACCTTCTCCTCCGGCGCCTTCGCGAGCGCATCGACCGTCGGGAACAACGTCACGAACCGCTTGAAATACGGCTTGACCGTCTCGACCCGCGTCTGCTGAAGCATCACTTCCGACACCCAGATATGATACGGGTCGCGGCTGCGCCGCCAAGGCAGGTCGCGCTTCTGCACCCGATACCACGCCAGCAGCTCCTTGCTGAAATACGCCTTCGCCTCTTGCTCTTGCATCCTTCTTCCCCAACCCCTCTATTTCGATCGACCGACGGACCCGCTGACGCGATAATTGCCGAAGCGGATCAGCCGCTTCAGCAGCGCCGACAGCTCGTCCGGGTCGCGGTGACGCAGCTTCATCCGAACGTTATAGGCATAACCCGCCCTCTCGCATTATAATGTGGATCATGCGGATTTGAGAAGAGGAGATGCCCCGATGCGCGTTCAATGGATACGTCATTCCGCGTTCGCTCAACAAGGCTTCGGCAGGATCGGGCGACGAACGGGGATGGCCGCGGGCTTCGCGCCGCCCGGGGGCGGAGCGGGGGTACAGCCATGAGCGGGCGCGACGGCGTTGTTTTGGACGTTCATGCCGATCGTCTCGCGCGGAGGGAGCGGTTCTTGGCGCGTGCCGGGCCCCGCCCTCGGCGTCTTGGCCGGCATGGGCGTCTTCGGATACGCCGTAATGGCTGCGCTGCTGTTCGCCTCGTACCGGTACGTGCCGATCGGCGTCGCCGTAACCGTCTTCTACACGTACCCGCTGTGGGTGAACGGACTTACCGCGGCGCTCGTCGGAACGCCGATGAGCCGCCGGAAGACCGGCGGCTTGCTGCTGTCGCTCGCGGGGCTCGCCGCGATGTTCGGCGGCGGCTGGAACGAGCCGGCCCAAGCGGCGGGCATCGGCCTCGCCTTCGCCGCGGCCCTCGTCTACGCGGCGTTTATTCTCGTCAGCGATCGCGTGCTGCGGCGCGCGAGTCCGTACGTCAGCTCGGCGTACGTCGCGGCCTTCGCGGCCGCCGCGCTGGCGCTCTTCGCCTGGGCGACCGGCGGCTTCGAGCGGCTCGCGGCGCCTTCGACTTGGGCGCCGTGGGCGGCGGCGGGCTCGCTCGCGTTCGTCTCGACGTTCGGCGCCATTACGCTGTTCGCGGCGTCCGTGCGCCGGCTCGGGCCGAATACGGCCTCGATCGTCAGCTTCGTCGAGCCGCCGGCCGCGGCGGCGCTCGGCGCGCTGTTCTTGCAGCAGACGATCGAGCCGCAGCAGATCGCCGGCGGCGCGCTGATCTTGATCGGCATCGCGTTGGCGCAAACCGAGAAGGCCGCGGCCTCGGACGCTCGAACGGTACATTCGTAGACGACGTTCGTTAGTTCCAACCGATCGAAGCCCGCACTCTGGCGGTGCCGGAGCGCAGGCGACGTCGCAGCGGCTTCGGCCGCTTCCAGCCGTCGCGCCGCGCGGCGGCATGACGGCGGCGCTGCGCCGCCCACAGGGCGCCCATCGCCGCGACCCCGGCCCCTCCCGCGGAAAGCAAGCCGCCGTCGAACCAAGTGACATAGAAGCTTATCGCGCAGATGACGGCGGCGGCCTGAATCGGAACCACCGTTCCAGGGTCCGAGGCGGCCGAGCGTTCTTCCTTGAAGCTATCGTACGCATACCTCGACACCGCGAGCAGCCGCGGAACCGACCGCAGTCCGGCGACGCACGCCGCCGCCGCGGCGACCGCCGGCATCGCGTCCTCGATCCGCCATATTCCGGACTCCGCCGCCAGAGCGGCGCGAACGCTCCCTTCGACGCCGATCAGCAGCGCGCCGACGACGACCGCTCCCGCCGTTCGCCCCGCGCGCCGACGCAGAACGCTTCGGACGGGCGCCGCGAGCAACCGGCTCGCCGACATCGCCGCCGCTCCCCATACGAAGAGCGATGCGATCC
This genomic interval carries:
- a CDS encoding superoxide dismutase, with product MPHQLPPLPYPNNALEPHIDAQTMEIHHDRHHATYVNSLNAALEKYPELQDKSLEALISDLNAVPEDIRTAVRNHGGGHSNHSIFWSTIGPNAGGAPTGAIAAAIDSELGGYEAFKEAFTKAATTRFGSGWAWLSVDANGKLVVSSTANQDSPYMEGATPLLGIDVWEHAYYLKYQNKRPDYIGAFFNVINWDAVNARYAAAKK
- a CDS encoding methyl-accepting chemotaxis protein, giving the protein MTKLKAILFLRNVKSVKSKTMLIILPVTVAILLTVAIAAYAQSQRMLHAEAERVLQYRAESLTNQIDRDLLAHRKVTETLAQSVKTTFGDFALDDYRRLTESALDANADTIGIGIFFQPKAADPSAVYFSNYSYITEDGTATSTQVYNDPAYDYHNHPWYTVVGTNGERGAAFAPPFFDETVGIHMVTASVPVFDDRQRFIGVATGDIDLSTIQERIAQAKVGETGRAFLVDTQGMYIAGVDSERLMKTNVADDPNASLAAVGAKMLQGESGADDFMDEDGLQHLYYTAIPSTQWKLGVVIPDRELSEPASRLLKTILAIGAAGVLLLAVVIYLYTRSIALRIGRFNRLSDAMAQGDFTRRIEADTADEFGAMAANFNGTLTDVGRTLRVVTERAAQVTETSRQLRAGAEETNQAAQSVTLVIQDIAGGADRQVQGADESARALEEMSVGIQRIAESSSIASETTNDVSQRAQAGNDLMRRAEEQMQVILRSVDESQVAIRRLADRSKEIQQIVEAITEISAQTNLLALNASIEAARAGEHGRGFAVVAGEVKKLAEQTSRSTMQIADLIGMIQSETVAAVRLMDAGAAEAGAGSAIVGEAGTAFESILASIREVAAQVEDVSASAEQMSAGSQQVTASVAELAEIAKLASDNTQHAASSSEEQLAAMEQITASAMELSEMMQELQTMISRFKV
- the mutY gene encoding A/G-specific adenine glycosylase, with product MQEQEAKAYFSKELLAWYRVQKRDLPWRRSRDPYHIWVSEVMLQQTRVETVKPYFKRFVTLFPTVDALAKAPEEKVLKAWEGLGYYSRARNLQSAAREVSERYGGTVPDTKERFSELKGVGPYTAGAVMSIAFNRREPAVDGNVMRVLSRYFCIEEDVAKGGTRAMMERLQYELIPEGEASDFNQAIMELGALVCTPKSPHCLTCPVMERCAGRLEGKEESLPIKTKAKPPRPEYRACALVVSEDGGSVLLRKRPATGLLADMWELPHVEFAAMGWPAAMADAAVGDALAGWLGAELGPEASGAVRPAEPVGVAEHTFSHIHWNLRVHRLTAATAESAPLQEPYRWVDRAGMEVHPLPNVFVRLLKAEGFIPA
- a CDS encoding DMT family transporter; its protein translation is MFWTFMPIVSRGGSGSWRVPGPALGVLAGMGVFGYAVMAALLFASYRYVPIGVAVTVFYTYPLWVNGLTAALVGTPMSRRKTGGLLLSLAGLAAMFGGGWNEPAQAAGIGLAFAAALVYAAFILVSDRVLRRASPYVSSAYVAAFAAAALALFAWATGGFERLAAPSTWAPWAAAGSLAFVSTFGAITLFAASVRRLGPNTASIVSFVEPPAAAALGALFLQQTIEPQQIAGGALILIGIALAQTEKAAASDARTVHS